The following nucleotide sequence is from Anaerococcus sp. Marseille-Q7828.
GTAAGACCTATCAAAACCACTATGTGACAATTTTAAAATGGTATGAAGAAGATAAAGATAAACTAAGACAGAAAGGTTTAAATAAAAAAATGAACTATGACGTAGGAGAATCTTTATAGATAAAAAGAGGTGGGAAGGCATTATTAAAGACTTTAAGTATAAAAAGGTATAAAAGTATGCCAGAGATAATAAAAATGTAAATATGACACCTAAAAGGCGATTAGAAAATTAAAAATCTAATCGCCTTTTTTTATTGCAACAAAATGGAGGAATTTTATGGAATTAAAAAAGAAAAAACGAAGTGGAAAAATCAACTATGAAATAAAGCGAGTATATGTAGGGAAAAAGCCGATTGAAGAAGTATTTGAAGATATTATCGAGCATGTAGTCGAAAGAAACTTAGAAAAAGACAGAGAAAACAAACAAACGCAAGCGTAAGTATTGATTGACTAAGCGGGAGTATTTTAGTATAATTTAATTATTGAGATAGTCCTGTTTAGAGAAAGGAGATTGAAATTGAGCAGGACTAAAAAATATGTAGCAGGACTTTATTGTAGACTATCAAAAGACGATGGAAACTCAGTTGAGAGTATGAGTATATGGTCACAAAAAGTAATGTTAAAGCAATATGCAGAAAGTAACGGTATCGCTATTTATGATTATTATGTAGATGATGGTTATTCGGGGACAAACTTTGAAAGACCATCATTTAAGAAGATGATTACTGATATTGAAAACGGAAAAATAAATTGTGTTATAACAAAAGACTTATCAAGGTTAGGAAGAAACTATCTTCAAAGTGGAGCATATATCGAAATGTACTTTCCACAAAAGAACATAAGATATATTGCAATAACAGATGGTATAGACACATTAAATAGCAATCAAAATGATATTATGCCATTTAAAAACATTTTAAATGAGATGTATGCAAAGGATACTTCCAAAAAAGTTAAAAGTGCAATTCAAAGCAGAATGAGAGAGGGAACATATATAGGCTCTAAAGCTCCATTTGGTTATCTAAAAGACCCTAATAATAAACGCAGATTAATCATAGATGAGAAAACTAAACCTATAATAGAACTCATTTATAAACTGTGTTTAGAGGGTAAGGGTACTCAACTTATTAGCCAGGAGTTGATGAAGAGAAAAATTCCAAGACCAAGTGCTTTTGTTGAAAATGCTGAAAAGCTTTATGGACTAACAGAAGAAAATAAATATCAATGGTCACATAGAATGGTGTTAAATGTCTTGCGAGATCCAGTTTATTGTGGAAATATGGCAAGAAATAAAAGACCTACCTTATCATTTAAGAACTCAAAAAGAATGTATATTCCTAAAAGTGACTATATTTATGCTAAAGATACCCACGAGGGAATAGTCAGTGAGGAAATATGGGAACAAGTTCAAACAATGATTGATAAGAGGAAGTGTAACAATAAAAAGGGACTCTATTATGACAACATTTTTCAAGGACTTGTAAGATGTCCTAAATGTGGTTATGCATTGACACCAAAAACTGATTATAGGCTTAAAAAGAAAGAACTCATAGACTTTGTTCACTTTTCTTGCTCCACATATAAAAAATATGGAGTAAATGCTTGTTCATCACACAGAATTGAAGCTAGGGATATATATAATATTGTTCTTGAAGATATACAATATCATGGAAGTATGGCACTATCTGCTAAAGAAGACTTTGTAGAAAAGATAATAGAAAAGATTGAAGTAGAAAAAATTGACGAGGGAAAAGAACTATCTAATAAGCTGGAGCTTAAAAAGAACCAATTAGCAGAATTAGACAGAAGCTATGAACAGTTATATGAAGATAGGTTAGAGGGAAATATAACCGAAAGAAACTTCAATCTAATGAATGTGAGCATATCTAAAAAACAAGACAAGTTAATCGAGGAAATCAAGGTCTTAGAGGGCGATATAGAAGTATCTTTTGAAACTGAAGATAACTACAAGAAATTCATGAATAATATTAGCAAGTACGCTAAGATAAAATCGCTAAACAGATATATTTTAAATCAAATAATAGATAAGATATATGTCTATGACAAGGAAGAAATAGACGGTCAAATTAGCCAAAAGGTTGAAATTCACTACAAGTTTATAGGTAAATTAAATTGACCACTTCGGACTACTCACCAGACCTAGAGCAAAGAAGTGGTAGAATTGTTCGTCAAGGTAATGAAAATGATAAGGTAAATATCTTTAGATATGTAACAGAAAATACCTTTGATGCTTATTTGTGGCAGACAATAGAGAATAAGCAAAAATTCATTTCTCAAATTATGACAAGCAAGACACTTGTGCGTGTTGCAGAAGATGTTGATGAAGCAAGTCTATCTTATTCAGAAATTAAAGCTTTAGCTACAGGTAATCCTCTAATTAAAGAAAAGATGGATTTAGATAACGAAGTTACAAAACTAAAAATGCTTGAAGCAAACTACAAGTCTAATAAATATAAGCTTGAAGATAAGGTAAATAAATATTATCCTCAAAGTATTTTAAAAACTGAAATAGAAATACAAGCAGTTAATGAAGATATTGCAAATGTAGAGAAATTAGGAGAGGGAGATAGCAAATTCACTTCAATCAGTCTTGGTGCAAATAAGATTTTAGATAAGAAAGAGGCTGGAGAGAAGCTATTAGAAGAAATAAAAAAGGTAAAGATAAATGATAGTAAGATCATTGGTAAATATAGAAATTTAGACTTACAAGTTTCATATAACTTTATGACTAATGCTCATACCTTTAAACTCCTAGGAAAAGCAGAATACTTCGGAGAGTTTTCAAACTCTACTGATGGCAATATAACAAGACTTGATAACGTAATTGAAAAAATGCCTTCAAGACTTGATAGGTTAAATCAAAACCTTGAAAACTATAAAGAATCTTTAGAAAATGCCAAAGTAGAATTAACTAAACCATTTGAAAAAGCAGATGAGTTAAGGGATAAGACACTAAGACTAGCTGAAATTAATAAACTTTTAGATATGGGAGAAGTAGAAGAATTAGAAAACCAATCACCACTATTAGAAGATTTAAAGAGGGCGATAGTTGATTATTCTAACTACGAGTTTTCAGAATCTAATAGCTATGACGATTTTGACAAACTATATCCTGATTTAAGTCATATAGGACTTGCCTATACAGAAACACCTGATGGTAAGCACTCTATTCAATATGAGGTAAATTTGGAAGAAAAAACATGGACTCAGTATGTAGATAATGTAGCTATTAGAACAGAATCTTTTGTAGAAGACGGTATATCTGATTCACAAGCTATTAAAGACATGACTGAAGCCATAAAGATGTCAAGTTTTGATGATCTGGTATCAGTAGATGAAGAAGATTTAAAACAAGCTCTAGGACTAGAAATAGATGATGATGGAAACTTCTATGACCCACTAGCAAAAGATCTTGATAATGATGGAATACCAGATAGGTATGACAATGATTTTAAAGATAGTGATTACTTTGAATCAACTTATGATGTAGAGGATAATCTTCAGGCAAGGGAAGAGAAACCATCAATATTGGGACAAATATCAAAATTCAAATCAGAAGAAGAAAAAGATAAAAATCAAGAAAAAAGTAAAAAGGAACAAGAAAGATAGAAGAGGGCGAATAGCTCTCCTTATTTAGTACAAGGAGGAAATTATGGAATACAAAGATATTAGAGAAAACTTAGAAGAAATGATGAATGATAATTACAAGGATTTTATAAAAGCACTTGTGAGCATAGAAAAAGGTGTTAATGATGAAAAGGCACTTGAAGAAGTCTATGTTTTATTTATGATCAAAGACACAACAGGTCTATTAAATGATGACTTTGACTATATGATTGATGATATGAAAGAACAAGGTAAGATTGTTGAAAATTCCAACGAACTTGAAGAAAAAGACGACCTCATAAATCTCGTGGGTAATATATCAGGTCAAGTAGAAAATCTTGAAAGAGAAAATGCTAATGGAGAAAAGTTCAAGGTAAGCAACTTTTCAATTGTTTCAAAAGATGACGATGGGAATAAAATTTATACCAATTGTTCAGCCTATGGAGATAAGACAAAAGATTTAGAGAACTTAAAACAAGGAGATTTTGTTAAAATATTTGGACAAGTAAAAACAAGTATTGACAACAACGGAAAGGAACATAAGAATGTTCGTATTTTGTCTTCTAAGCTCTTAAAAGCAAAAGAACAAGTAAAGAGTCAAGACAAGGATAAAAAGTCCATATTAAAGCAAATAAAAAGCTTTAAGACAGATGACAAAGCTAAGTCAACTAAGAAAGACCATAGCAAAGGTGCAGAGAGATAAATATCGGCAGTCTTCGGACTGCCTTTATTTTTTTATATGTATATAGGTTGTATAATGACGTAATAGGGGAAAGGCGTTTTAAATATATTTCATATATTTTTTGACCACTCTACTGTATCTTCCATCCGATAACTTTTCTCCCTAGACATATCCATAATATGGGCCCTATGAGCAAGTCTATCAACGATAGCCCCAGTAAGCATAGAATCTTTAAAAACCTACTCCCATCTTTCAAAGTTCAAATTCATTGTTAAAATTATTGATTCCTTATCAATTCTAGATGATAAGAGTTTAAGGAATCTCACATCCTATCTTATCAAATGAAACATAATCAGGCTTTGAGGTGAATTTACGTAAAGAGCAATGCTAAAGCTTAAAAAATACCTATCTAACAAAGGTGAATTTTTATTTTTATCATATTATGTAGATGGATGTAAATGAATATTATTTTTAAGTATATGTTATTTTTAATTGCTTCATTTCATATTGACTGGATCGGTCAATTTTGATATACTCTAAATGACCAGTTGGGTCATCGGTTTATAAAGAAAGGTGGTTTTGATCATTTATTCAAAATTTAATAACTTAAAACCAGAAAAACAAAAGCAAATTATTAACGCAGCTATAAAAGAATTTGTTCGAAATGGTTTTGAAAAAGCATCTACTAACGAAATTGTAAAAAGAGCTAATATTTCAAAAGGCTCGCTGTTTAACTATTTTAACAGTAAAAAGGATCTTTACTTGTACTTGATTGAGTATAGTAGTAAAGCAATCGTGAATCTAAATGAAGAAATTGATTTGTCTGAAACTGATTTATTTAAAAGAATCGAAAGAGTTGCTTTACAAAAGTTCTATGTTCAACAAAAGTACCCACAGGCATTTGAATTCTTGGCATCAACTAAACAAGAGGAGTCTGTAGAAGTAAAGGATATCATTAAACAAAGGCTCAATCCAATCTATAATCAAGCCATAAATAAATTATATAAAGACATTGATTACTCTAAATTCAGGGAAGGAGTTGATATTGAAAAAGCAATTGAGATTTTGAATTGGACGATGTTTGGTGTAGGAGAGAAAGGACTAAAGGAATTGTTTACCTTTGATGATATTGGTAGATTTGGAGAGAAATATCTAGAAGAGTGGAACGTTTATGCCGAATTACTGAAATACAGCTTTTATAAATAAAACTAAATTAAAGGTGTATTGAAATGAAAATATAATAGCTTTAGATTTTTATCTAAAAAAATTTTAAAGGAGTGTGTCTATATTATGACCGATATAGTAAAAGTACAAGGATTACAAAAAAAGTTTGGTAAATTTCAAGCATTGCGTGACGTTTCGTTCACGATAAAATCGGGGGAAGTGGTAGGGTTTATTGGTCCTAATGGTGCTGGGAAATCTACAACTATTCGTGCCCTATTAGGAATTATAAAACGTGATGCTGGTATTGCCGAGATATTCGGTAAGGATGTTTGGAAGGATAGCCTTGAAATTCATAAGCGAATTTCTTATGTCCCTGGAGATGTTGCCCTTTGGGGATCTTTAACGGGAGGAGAAATTATCGATCTCTTCATTAAATTACATGGTAGTGGAGATAAAGAAAAGCGCGATTATTTAATTAAACGTTTTGAATTAGACCCTAAGAAAAAAGCCAAAGGATATTCAAAAGGAAATCGTCAAAAAGTTGGATTGATTGCAGCATTATCTGTTGATTCTGATTTATATATTTTTGATGAACCAACATCTGGTCTTGATCCTCTAATGGAACAAGTTTTCCAAGAAGAAGTTGAAAAAATTAAAGCATCTGGTAAAGCTATTTTATTGTCCTCCCATATTTTAAGTGAGGTAGAACGATTAGCAGATAAGGTTGTAATTATACGCCAAGGTGAAATTGTTGAAACTGGAACCCTTGATGAATTACGACATTTAACTAGGTCTACTGTCACTTTAGTGACAAGTGGAGATGTATCAAAAATGGCTTTTGTAGATGGAGTACATGATTTTGTTCAAAATGATAGCCAAGCAACATTCTCTGTCGATAATCAATATCTCAATAGTATTTTAATTGAAGCTAGCAAATTAGGTGTCACAAGGTTTGAATCTATACCGCCAACACTTGAAGATTTGTTTATGCGTCATTATGAAAGCTAAACCGTGGGAAGGTGGAAAAATTATTATGAAAGAAAAATTTGCTCGTTGGAACATATTGTTTTTACAGTATTTAAAACGAGATTGGAAAAAAATTATTATATGGGTATTGGGACTTGGCATGTTTTCGGCTGGATTTGTTCCAGCTTTCAAAGAAATAGCAAAAGGGCAAGGTTTAGTCGGCATGTTCGAAACTTTGCAAAACCCTGCAATGATATCTATGGTAGGGCCGACCCCAGTTGAAACAGGAGCTGATTATACCTTAGGAGCAATGTATGCACATGAAATGTTGTTGTTTTGTGGTTTGTTTGCGATGATAATGTCTATTTTACACGTGATAGGTCATACTCGTAAAGAAGAAGATCTTGGCCTTACTGAGCTACTGCGTTCCTTTCAAATAGGTCGTCAGGCAAATTCTCTTGCAGCAATAGCAGAGATAGTCTTTATCAATGGTATACTAGCACTTTTTATTGCAGTAGTAATGATAAGTTTCGGTGCCGATACGATTTCTATTTTTGGTTCCGTGTTATACGGGGCATCAATTGGAATGGCAGGGATTATTGGTGCTGGGATTGCTCTAATAATGGCACAAATTATGCCCACGTCATCGGCTGCAACAGGATCATCATTAGGAATTGTAGGCTTACTATACATTGTTCGTGCTGGAACAGATGTCTCCAATGTTGACTTATCTATGATGAATCCTTTGGGCTGGACATATTTAACTTTTCCTTTTACAGATAATAATTGGTTTCCACTTATTTTTGCTTTAATTTTCAGTATAATAGTGGTGTTCATAGCTTTTTCACTTGAAGGTGGCCGCGATATGGGGGCTGGATATTTACCGCAAAGAGAAGGGCGTGAAAGTGCAAAGCAGTCTTTGCTGTCCGTCCGAGGATTATTTATAAATATTAATAAAGGTGTCATTATTAGTTGGTTAATCGCATATGTTGTTATGGGTGCTGCCTATGGTTCGATTTATGGAGATATGCAGACATTCCTAGAAAGTAATGAAATGATGAAACAAATGTTTTCTCATACAGGATTTTCTATTGAAGAATCATTCACAGGCACAGTTATGATGGTTTTGATTGGTTTAGTTTCCATTCTACCAATTGCGATTGTAAATAAACTCTTTTCTGAAGAAAGACGATTACACTTAAGTCAGATTTATGCAACAAAAGTAACCCGCAGTCAATTATATTGGACTAGTATAGGGTTATCGATATTAAGCGGATTATTAGGAGTTTTATTAGCAGCAGGTAGTCTTGGAGGTACTGCTATCTCTGCGATGGGGAATAGCGGAGAGATGGATATTGTTGACTTTTTTGCTGCTGGCTTTAACCTTTTCCCTACTGTTTTATTCTTTATAGGTCTGGCAGCGTTAGCTCTTGGATGGGCACCGAAACTAGGTAAAATAGTGTATATTTATCTTACATTCTCTTTTTTATTAAATTATTTTAGCGGCTTAATAGACCTCCCGGAATGGTTTTTAAATACTGCTATACAAAGTTGGATGCCTCAAATGCCAATGGATGATTTTGAAGCATCAGTTTTTCTTACAGTTACTATAATTAGCATTGCTTTAATAGTAATAGGTTTCTTGGGGTATAGTAGAAGGGATATGAATGAAGGAGCTTAAATTGATTGAATAGTAAATAGTGTAATCTAATGATTTAAATTCTTGTGTTGTAGGTTTTAACATTAGTCGATGAAAGCAATTAAATTTTATTATTACAGTTTCATATATTTGATAAGGATAGAAGTATTCTAAACTAGAATTATATTTCGATTCTTTTGGCGACCATTAGAAAGCTAGTCGTTATGTTCCCACGAACGTACAAATTAGTCGATATGTTCCCATATACAACAGTTTCGCTAAAAATCATAAATACATCAATTCTATCAACTCGTCCCACGTTGAAGCAGCAATTCTGATGACGTATTGTGGTTTGGACAAGGAATAATAGGAGTCAACCACAACATGTAGTGGTTTGAGTACGAAAATTGGGTCAAAAACAGGCTAAAAAATACCGTTTTTTGACCCTTTTAAATAGGGCATTTGACAGATGACATTTGATGTTTCGGGATTAAAAATCCATAGGGTGAGGTAGATTAGCACAGAACTTTATTGAATAGAGAAATTAAAAGTGATATAATCAGTTGCATAAGGAGGAGTTAAATATGTGTACATGTATTGCAGTAGTAGATATTACTTTATCTCATTTATAATGAAAAAAATTAAAGGAGGTAAAGGTATGGGTATGTTTTCTATATTTGTTATTGAGAGATTTCATTATCAACCAAACCAAAAATAATTGGTTATAATGAGCTCTTAAGATTAGTTCATTATAACCGGCAAGGAGAAGGTTATAATGAAACAGAAAAACCCGAAAAATACGCAAAATTTCATTACATCTAAAAAGCATGTAAAGGAAATATTAAAATATACGAATATCAATAAACAAGATAAAATAATAGAAATTGGGTCAGGAAAAGGACATTTTACCAAGGAACTTGTGGAAATGAGTCAACGGGTGAATGCTATAGAGATTGATGAAGGTTTATGTCATGCCACGAAAAAAGCAGTTGAACCTTTTCAGAATATAAAAGTTATTCATGAGGATATTTTGAAGTTTAGCTTTCCTAAAAATACAGACTATAAAATATTTGGTAATATTCCCTACAATATTAGTACTGATATTGTAAAAAAGATTGCTTTTGATAGTCAAGCGAAATATAGCTACCTTATTGTAGAGAGGGGATTTGCTAAAAGGTTGCAAAATACCCAACGAGCTTTAGGTTTGCTGTTAATGGTGGAAATGGATATAAAAATTCTTAAAAAAGTGCCACGAGCATATTTTCACCCTAAGCCTAATGTAGATTCTGTATTGATTGTACTTGAAAGGCATAAACCATTTATTTTAAAGAAGGACTACAAAAAGTATAGATTTTTCGTTTATAAATGGGTAAACAGGGAATATCATGTTCTTTTTACTAAAAATCAATTAAGACAGGTGCTGAAGCATGCGAATGTTACTGATCTTGATAAATTATCCAATGAACAATTTTTGTCTGTTTTCAATAGTTACAAATTATTTCAATAAATTAAAAATAATTAAGCGTTCTCTAACTTTAAGAGAACGCTTAATCTTATTACATTGAAAAATGCATTCTATTATTTTCAATTATTATGATATAACATAACTATCATTTTACTTATTTGCATATTTGCACGAAAATATAGTTATCGACGACTATTCTGATAATAGCAACTAATATAGTCAATGATAACTCAAAATTTATTGATATAGTAGGTATATGTGCAACTAATTAGGGAAGATTTTAGCTTGCCATTTCTGAAACAGCTAAAACAAGTATTGCGTAAAGAATGCGCCAGTCTTCCCATGGACTTAAAATGCTTGCTTGGGGCACACATAAAACCCCTTGAACAATCTATTGACAGAGTTGAAGGACTGTCGGAGATTCTAAGACGAAGTAATCCTAAAATGGCCCTATGCCATACAGATATTCATAATTGGAACTTGATGCAACGGGATGAGCAGTTAGTTCTAATTGACTGGGAAGGCTTGAAATTGGCTCCAGTAAAAGCTGATCTCATGTTTTTTGTTGATAAGCCATATTATGATGTATTTATGAACATATACCTG
It contains:
- a CDS encoding DNA-binding protein, whose protein sequence is MEYKDIRENLEEMMNDNYKDFIKALVSIEKGVNDEKALEEVYVLFMIKDTTGLLNDDFDYMIDDMKEQGKIVENSNELEEKDDLINLVGNISGQVENLERENANGEKFKVSNFSIVSKDDDGNKIYTNCSAYGDKTKDLENLKQGDFVKIFGQVKTSIDNNGKEHKNVRILSSKLLKAKEQVKSQDKDKKSILKQIKSFKTDDKAKSTKKDHSKGAER
- a CDS encoding phosphotransferase; the protein is MQLIREDFSLPFLKQLKQVLRKECASLPMDLKCLLGAHIKPLEQSIDRVEGLSEILRRSNPKMALCHTDIHNWNLMQRDEQLVLIDWEGLKLAPVKADLMFFVDKPYYDVFMNIYLKLHKDFLINTDALLFYHIRRKLEDIWEFIEQLLYDNQEDKERNETIKVLDGELNNLVF
- a CDS encoding TetR/AcrR family transcriptional regulator, with product MVLIIYSKFNNLKPEKQKQIINAAIKEFVRNGFEKASTNEIVKRANISKGSLFNYFNSKKDLYLYLIEYSSKAIVNLNEEIDLSETDLFKRIERVALQKFYVQQKYPQAFEFLASTKQEESVEVKDIIKQRLNPIYNQAINKLYKDIDYSKFREGVDIEKAIEILNWTMFGVGEKGLKELFTFDDIGRFGEKYLEEWNVYAELLKYSFYK
- a CDS encoding ABC transporter ATP-binding protein; its protein translation is MTDIVKVQGLQKKFGKFQALRDVSFTIKSGEVVGFIGPNGAGKSTTIRALLGIIKRDAGIAEIFGKDVWKDSLEIHKRISYVPGDVALWGSLTGGEIIDLFIKLHGSGDKEKRDYLIKRFELDPKKKAKGYSKGNRQKVGLIAALSVDSDLYIFDEPTSGLDPLMEQVFQEEVEKIKASGKAILLSSHILSEVERLADKVVIIRQGEIVETGTLDELRHLTRSTVTLVTSGDVSKMAFVDGVHDFVQNDSQATFSVDNQYLNSILIEASKLGVTRFESIPPTLEDLFMRHYES
- a CDS encoding recombinase family protein, with the protein product MSRTKKYVAGLYCRLSKDDGNSVESMSIWSQKVMLKQYAESNGIAIYDYYVDDGYSGTNFERPSFKKMITDIENGKINCVITKDLSRLGRNYLQSGAYIEMYFPQKNIRYIAITDGIDTLNSNQNDIMPFKNILNEMYAKDTSKKVKSAIQSRMREGTYIGSKAPFGYLKDPNNKRRLIIDEKTKPIIELIYKLCLEGKGTQLISQELMKRKIPRPSAFVENAEKLYGLTEENKYQWSHRMVLNVLRDPVYCGNMARNKRPTLSFKNSKRMYIPKSDYIYAKDTHEGIVSEEIWEQVQTMIDKRKCNNKKGLYYDNIFQGLVRCPKCGYALTPKTDYRLKKKELIDFVHFSCSTYKKYGVNACSSHRIEARDIYNIVLEDIQYHGSMALSAKEDFVEKIIEKIEVEKIDEGKELSNKLELKKNQLAELDRSYEQLYEDRLEGNITERNFNLMNVSISKKQDKLIEEIKVLEGDIEVSFETEDNYKKFMNNISKYAKIKSLNRYILNQIIDKIYVYDKEEIDGQISQKVEIHYKFIGKLN
- the erm(A) gene encoding 23S rRNA (adenine(2058)-N(6))-methyltransferase Erm(A), giving the protein MKQKNPKNTQNFITSKKHVKEILKYTNINKQDKIIEIGSGKGHFTKELVEMSQRVNAIEIDEGLCHATKKAVEPFQNIKVIHEDILKFSFPKNTDYKIFGNIPYNISTDIVKKIAFDSQAKYSYLIVERGFAKRLQNTQRALGLLLMVEMDIKILKKVPRAYFHPKPNVDSVLIVLERHKPFILKKDYKKYRFFVYKWVNREYHVLFTKNQLRQVLKHANVTDLDKLSNEQFLSVFNSYKLFQ